In Alkaliphilus flagellatus, one DNA window encodes the following:
- the gap gene encoding type I glyceraldehyde-3-phosphate dehydrogenase → MSIKVAINGFGRIGRNVFKIASENKRDWDIVAINDLTDPKTLAHLLKYDSLFGKFNGEIDYKDNAIIVNGKEIKIFAERDPENLPWSELGVDIVIESTGIFRSKKDASKHITAGAKKVIISSPAKNEDITIVMGVNEKDYDPLHHSVISNASCTTNCIAPLAKILDENFTIKKGLMTTIHSYTNDQRILDLPHDDLRRARAAAESIIPTTTGAAEAVALVLPQLKGKLSGMAMRVPTPTVSVVDLVLELGKEVGKEEINKVFKKSAEGELKGILEYSEEPLVSIDYKQDPHSTIIDGLSTMTIDGTMVKVVAWYDNEWGYSARVVDLTSHIVAKGL, encoded by the coding sequence ATGAGTATTAAAGTAGCAATAAATGGTTTTGGAAGAATTGGAAGAAATGTATTTAAGATAGCATCTGAGAATAAGAGAGATTGGGACATTGTAGCTATTAACGATTTAACAGATCCTAAAACATTAGCTCATTTATTAAAATATGATAGCCTATTTGGTAAGTTTAATGGAGAAATAGATTATAAAGACAATGCCATAATTGTTAATGGTAAGGAAATTAAGATTTTTGCAGAAAGAGATCCAGAAAATTTACCTTGGAGTGAATTAGGTGTAGACATTGTTATAGAATCAACTGGTATTTTTAGAAGTAAAAAGGATGCCTCTAAACATATTACTGCGGGTGCTAAAAAAGTAATTATATCTTCCCCTGCAAAAAATGAAGATATTACAATAGTGATGGGGGTAAATGAGAAAGATTATGACCCACTACACCACAGTGTAATTTCTAATGCATCGTGTACAACTAATTGTATAGCACCTTTGGCAAAGATATTAGATGAAAACTTTACTATTAAAAAAGGGCTTATGACTACTATACATTCTTACACAAATGATCAAAGGATCTTAGACTTACCACACGATGATTTAAGAAGAGCAAGGGCAGCGGCAGAATCAATTATACCTACTACTACGGGTGCTGCAGAAGCTGTTGCTTTAGTACTTCCGCAATTAAAAGGGAAACTAAGTGGTATGGCAATGAGGGTCCCAACACCTACAGTATCAGTTGTAGATCTAGTATTAGAGTTAGGCAAGGAAGTAGGTAAAGAAGAAATAAATAAAGTATTTAAGAAATCGGCAGAAGGAGAGCTAAAAGGTATACTAGAGTATTCTGAAGAACCACTGGTTTCTATCGATTATAAGCAAGATCCCCACTCTACAATAATAGATGGATTAAGCACTATGACAATAGATGGTACTATGGTAAAAGTAGTGGCTTGGTATGATAATGAATGGGGATACTCAGCAAGAGTAGTAGATCTTACTAGTCATATTGTAGCTAAGGGATTATAA
- a CDS encoding phosphoglycerate kinase: protein MLNKRTVENLDVEGKKILVRCDFNVPMDKEGNITDDIRIRAAMPTVEYIINKGGSVILMSHLGRPDGEPNPKYSLAPVAKRISELIGKEVKFASDDVVVGDITKKLASELKQGEILLLQNVRYRKEEEKNNEDFSKELASLGDAYVNDAFGTAHRAHSSTAGIAKFLPSAMGYLIEKEVSFIGKALESPERPFVAILGGAKVSDKIGVIENLIDKVDALIIGGGMAYTFFKAKGYEVGQSLLEEDKVSLAANLIEKAKEKNVELLLPIDTVVAKEFAADADHWTVNSNSIPRETMGLDIGEKTRELFAKKVKEAKTVIWNGPMGVFEMPAFAKGTREIAKALANSKATTIIGGGDSAAAVEQLGFADKMTHISTGGGASLEFLEGKILPGIDVLENK, encoded by the coding sequence ATGCTTAATAAAAGAACAGTGGAAAATTTAGATGTTGAAGGTAAAAAGATCCTAGTAAGATGTGATTTTAACGTACCAATGGACAAAGAAGGAAATATTACAGACGATATAAGAATCAGAGCAGCTATGCCAACTGTAGAGTACATAATAAATAAAGGAGGGTCTGTAATTTTAATGTCTCATTTAGGTAGGCCAGATGGAGAGCCGAATCCTAAATATTCATTAGCACCTGTAGCAAAAAGAATTTCAGAGTTAATTGGAAAAGAAGTAAAATTTGCTTCTGATGATGTAGTAGTTGGAGATATAACTAAAAAGTTAGCATCTGAATTAAAACAAGGTGAAATTTTATTACTTCAAAATGTACGTTATCGTAAAGAGGAAGAAAAAAATAATGAGGATTTTTCAAAAGAGCTTGCTTCCTTAGGAGATGCATATGTTAATGATGCCTTTGGAACAGCTCATAGGGCACACTCTTCAACTGCTGGTATTGCTAAATTCCTACCTTCAGCTATGGGATATTTAATAGAAAAAGAAGTAAGCTTTATAGGCAAAGCATTAGAATCTCCCGAAAGACCTTTTGTTGCAATATTAGGTGGAGCAAAAGTTTCGGATAAGATCGGGGTTATTGAAAACTTGATAGATAAGGTTGATGCATTAATAATTGGTGGAGGAATGGCTTATACATTCTTTAAGGCTAAAGGCTACGAAGTAGGACAGTCTCTACTAGAAGAGGATAAGGTAAGTCTAGCTGCTAATTTAATTGAAAAGGCTAAGGAAAAAAATGTAGAGTTACTACTTCCAATCGATACAGTTGTAGCAAAGGAATTTGCTGCTGATGCAGATCACTGGACTGTGAACAGTAATAGTATTCCTCGAGAAACAATGGGCCTAGATATAGGCGAAAAAACTAGAGAGCTATTTGCCAAAAAAGTAAAAGAAGCAAAGACTGTAATTTGGAACGGACCCATGGGGGTATTTGAAATGCCTGCATTTGCTAAAGGAACTAGGGAAATAGCAAAGGCATTAGCAAATAGTAAAGCAACTACAATAATTGGTGGTGGGGATAGCGCTGCTGCTGTAGAACAATTAGGGTTTGCAGACAAAATGACACATATTTCTACAGGGGGAGGAGCTTCTTTAGAATTTTTAGAAGGTAAAATATTGCCAGGAATAGATGTGCTAGAAAATAAATAA
- the tpiA gene encoding triose-phosphate isomerase, translating to MRKPIIAGNWKMHKITNEALELVNQIKDEVSKTDVEVVVCCPFTVLSEVKKALAGSKVKLGAQNMHWEDEGAFTGEVSANMLKDVGVDYVIIGHSERRQYFNETDETVNKKVAKAIENGLNPIVCVGETLEQREDNKTFDIIKIQILAAFENIDDKDMENIVIAYEPVWAIGTGKTASSQEANEVIAYIRSLLEEKYGSEISEEVRIQYGGSVKSSNATEIMNETDIDGALVGGASLKAEEFLGIVNF from the coding sequence ATGCGTAAACCTATTATTGCTGGTAACTGGAAGATGCATAAAATAACTAATGAAGCATTAGAGCTTGTAAATCAAATAAAGGATGAAGTAAGCAAAACTGATGTTGAAGTAGTTGTATGCTGTCCATTTACTGTGCTTAGTGAGGTTAAAAAAGCTTTAGCAGGATCAAAAGTTAAGCTTGGAGCCCAAAATATGCATTGGGAAGATGAGGGAGCATTTACAGGGGAAGTTTCAGCTAATATGTTGAAAGATGTAGGAGTTGATTATGTAATAATTGGTCACTCTGAGAGAAGACAATACTTTAATGAAACAGATGAAACTGTTAATAAAAAGGTAGCTAAGGCTATTGAAAATGGATTAAATCCAATAGTATGTGTTGGAGAAACTCTGGAACAAAGAGAAGATAACAAAACTTTTGATATCATTAAAATACAAATATTAGCTGCTTTTGAAAATATTGATGATAAAGATATGGAAAATATAGTAATTGCATATGAGCCAGTTTGGGCCATAGGTACAGGAAAAACTGCTTCTTCTCAGGAGGCAAATGAAGTAATAGCATATATTCGATCTTTACTTGAAGAAAAATATGGATCAGAGATTTCGGAGGAAGTTAGAATTCAATATGGCGGTAGTGTTAAATCTTCTAATGCTACTGAAATTATGAATGAAACAGACATTGATGGAGCCTTGGTTGGAGGCGCTAGCCTAAAGGCGGAAGAGTTTTTAGGAATTGTCAATTTCTAG